The following are encoded in a window of Candidatus Binatus sp. genomic DNA:
- a CDS encoding MBL fold metallo-hydrolase codes for MPNRIVNAPAPILRFLGAAGTVTGSKFLLTAGDRRVLVDCGLFQGLKQLRLMNWQPLPVDARGIDAVVLTHAHLDHSGYVPALVRDGFRAKVISTPGTHALCRILLPDSGHLQEEEAGYANAKGYSKHSPALALYTEKDAWNSLDCFSPAEFDTRVELGPITAQFLHAGHILGAALVSIEIDSPRRRRILFTGDLGRPTHPILRPPAPPPAADVIVIESTYGDRIHDDAASLQRFEDAISRTLARGGVVIIPSFAVDRTEVILHHLARLRDAGAIPRTPTFVDSPMALAALKLYEQSIARGSSEIRADIAHEKSFFNGQDLTEIKTVAASIELNSMPGPMIIISASGMASGGRVLHHLKRRLPDRRNTVILVGFQAAGTRGRSLLDGASMVKMLGDYVPVAAEIVDVPGFSSHADQREILNWLKLATVRPQIVYIVHGEPPASEALRARITDELGWNAVVPRNLEQVRID; via the coding sequence GTGCCGAACCGCATCGTGAACGCCCCCGCCCCGATCCTCCGATTCCTTGGCGCTGCCGGCACGGTCACGGGCAGCAAGTTTCTGCTGACCGCCGGCGATCGCCGCGTGCTGGTCGATTGCGGCCTGTTCCAGGGGCTCAAGCAACTGCGCTTGATGAACTGGCAGCCGCTGCCGGTCGATGCGCGCGGCATCGACGCCGTTGTGCTGACGCATGCGCACCTGGATCACAGCGGTTATGTGCCTGCGCTGGTGCGCGACGGTTTCCGCGCAAAGGTGATTTCGACGCCCGGTACGCACGCCCTGTGCCGCATCCTGCTTCCGGACAGCGGTCATCTTCAGGAAGAAGAGGCCGGTTACGCGAACGCAAAAGGATATTCCAAGCACTCGCCTGCGCTGGCGCTTTACACCGAAAAGGACGCATGGAATTCGCTCGATTGCTTTTCGCCGGCGGAGTTCGACACCAGGGTCGAACTCGGTCCGATAACCGCGCAGTTTCTGCATGCCGGGCATATTCTCGGAGCGGCCCTGGTAAGCATCGAGATAGACTCTCCCCGGCGCCGGAGAATCCTGTTCACCGGCGACCTTGGACGTCCAACTCACCCGATCCTGCGCCCTCCCGCGCCGCCGCCCGCCGCCGACGTGATCGTGATCGAGTCCACCTACGGCGATCGGATTCATGACGATGCGGCGTCGCTTCAGCGTTTCGAAGATGCGATTTCAAGGACGCTCGCGCGCGGCGGGGTCGTCATCATTCCCTCTTTTGCCGTCGATCGAACCGAGGTCATCCTGCATCATCTGGCGCGCCTGCGCGACGCCGGCGCAATCCCGCGCACTCCGACCTTCGTGGACAGCCCGATGGCGCTTGCCGCGCTGAAGCTTTACGAACAGTCCATCGCTCGCGGCAGCTCTGAAATCCGCGCCGACATCGCGCACGAAAAAAGTTTCTTCAACGGCCAGGACCTGACCGAGATCAAAACCGTGGCGGCGTCGATCGAGCTGAACTCGATGCCGGGGCCGATGATCATCATCTCCGCGTCGGGAATGGCGTCGGGCGGCCGCGTCCTCCATCATCTCAAAAGACGGCTTCCCGACCGCCGCAACACGGTGATTCTCGTCGGGTTTCAGGCCGCGGGAACTCGCGGCAGGTCGCTGCTCGACGGCGCTTCGATGGTGAAGATGCTGGGAGACTATGTTCCGGTCGCCGCGGAAATTGTCGATGTGCCCGGCTTCTCCTCGCACGCCGATCAGCGGGAAATCCTCAACTGGCTGAAGCTCGCCACGGTTCGGCCGCAGATCGTTTATATCGTTCACGGCGAGCCGCCCGCATCCGAAGCTCTGCGCGCGCGCATAACCGATGAGCTGGGATGGAACGCCGTGGTACCGCGCAATCTCGAGCAGGTGCGGATAGACTAA
- a CDS encoding thymidine phosphorylase family protein codes for MTDFRLKHLPLDTLREHVVVIHERAVRTGNLGLHPLDRARVFGIDRQTGIQREITGVLNVCSNDLLEADEIGLSDEAFHDLGLPDGAAVGASLAVAPLSVDLVRAKLRGRHLGRKDFDAILTDVAARRYSRVELSMFVLGCVFQKFDLSELIDYTLAMIATGEQLKFGDSVVADKHCIGGVPGNRTTMILVPILAQLGLKIPKTSSRAITSPAGTGDTMAVLADVALSPQRLYRIVEEVGGCIAWGGALELAPADDILITVERPMEIDTEAQMVASILAKKKTAGATHVVIDIPVGPSTKVRTAELAEHLASSFRAVGERIGLRLETVTTQALGPIGYGVGPRLEALDVLSVLRCEPGAPADLREKSLMLAGRLLEMTGAEPPSRGYEAARRTLDSGAALKRFDAIVDAQGRREMPAQAPLRRDVAAGQSGMIAQIDCWEISRIAKRAGAPSNACAGVKLYKRVGDTVMRGEPIFEIHAESDAQLQAALEYANSVRRLVRYVEDP; via the coding sequence GTGACGGACTTTCGCCTCAAGCATCTGCCGCTCGACACGCTGCGCGAGCACGTGGTCGTCATTCACGAGCGCGCCGTCCGAACTGGAAACTTAGGCTTGCACCCGCTCGACCGGGCCCGCGTCTTCGGCATCGATCGCCAAACCGGGATCCAGCGCGAAATCACCGGCGTCCTGAATGTCTGCAGCAATGACCTGCTCGAAGCCGACGAGATCGGACTCTCGGATGAAGCATTTCACGATCTCGGCTTGCCCGATGGCGCCGCAGTAGGCGCAAGTCTCGCGGTCGCGCCGCTGAGCGTGGATTTGGTCCGGGCCAAGCTCAGGGGAAGACACCTTGGACGCAAGGATTTCGACGCGATCCTGACCGACGTCGCGGCACGGCGTTATTCGCGCGTCGAGCTTTCGATGTTCGTGCTCGGGTGCGTCTTTCAGAAGTTTGATTTGTCGGAACTGATTGACTACACGCTCGCGATGATCGCCACGGGCGAGCAGCTCAAGTTCGGCGACTCGGTCGTCGCCGACAAGCACTGCATCGGCGGTGTTCCCGGCAACCGAACCACCATGATCCTGGTCCCGATTCTCGCGCAACTCGGACTCAAAATCCCCAAGACTTCCTCGCGCGCTATCACCAGCCCGGCCGGCACCGGCGACACGATGGCGGTGCTCGCCGATGTCGCCCTATCGCCCCAGCGGCTGTACCGGATTGTCGAGGAAGTCGGCGGATGCATCGCGTGGGGCGGCGCGCTCGAGCTGGCGCCCGCCGACGACATCCTGATCACCGTCGAGCGCCCGATGGAGATCGACACCGAGGCGCAGATGGTCGCCTCGATCCTCGCCAAGAAGAAAACCGCCGGCGCCACCCACGTCGTGATCGACATTCCAGTCGGACCCTCGACCAAGGTCAGAACTGCCGAGCTTGCCGAGCATCTCGCATCGTCGTTCAGGGCCGTGGGCGAGCGGATCGGCCTGCGGCTGGAGACCGTGACCACCCAGGCGCTCGGCCCGATCGGCTATGGCGTCGGACCGCGATTGGAAGCGCTCGACGTCCTTTCGGTCCTCCGATGCGAGCCCGGTGCGCCCGCCGATCTGCGCGAAAAGTCGCTGATGCTCGCCGGTCGTCTGCTGGAAATGACCGGAGCCGAGCCGCCCTCGCGCGGCTATGAGGCGGCGCGCCGCACACTCGATTCTGGCGCCGCGCTCAAAAGATTCGACGCAATCGTGGACGCGCAGGGACGGCGCGAGATGCCTGCGCAAGCGCCTTTGCGCCGAGACGTTGCAGCCGGACAAAGCGGGATGATTGCGCAGATCGACTGCTGGGAAATATCGCGAATAGCAAAACGCGCCGGCGCCCCTTCGAATGCTTGCGCGGGCGTGAAGCTGTACAAGCGCGTCGGCGATACCGTGATGCGGGGCGAGCCGATTTTCGAGATTCACGCCGAAAGCGATGCTCAGCTTCAGGCCGCGCTCGAGTACGCCAATTCCGTGCGGCGCCTGGTCCGCTACGTCGAAGATCCTTAA
- a CDS encoding choice-of-anchor D domain-containing protein, which translates to MNKCAGKLRIGAFAILSAVAFFIMAAAAPTVPTTISVADSLDFPSSPVGDTATRNLTVTNTGKTSPLIIGSVTSSDPAEFAVGTSTCPSGGSGLAPGLACTIAIGFTPRQVDARRATLKISDNTATSPQSVALSGNGTITMAVSPTSYAFRDVQVGSKATKELTVQNLQANPVSLSEGFGGANAREFSVTGGTCTATLAAKSDCSLLVTFAPTAAGTELAFITVTDVPDPLGPYTVSFGALVTAAATPEPTP; encoded by the coding sequence ATGAACAAGTGCGCAGGTAAACTACGGATCGGCGCGTTCGCAATCCTGAGCGCAGTCGCGTTTTTCATTATGGCTGCCGCGGCCCCCACCGTGCCGACGACTATTTCCGTCGCGGATTCGCTTGATTTTCCCAGCTCTCCGGTGGGGGACACGGCCACCAGGAACCTCACGGTCACCAACACCGGCAAGACTAGCCCGCTGATCATCGGCAGCGTCACTTCGTCCGACCCGGCTGAATTCGCCGTGGGGACTTCGACCTGTCCGTCGGGCGGGAGCGGACTTGCGCCGGGCCTCGCCTGCACGATCGCGATCGGCTTCACGCCGCGCCAGGTCGACGCGCGCCGCGCGACGCTAAAGATCTCCGACAACACTGCGACCAGCCCGCAGAGCGTGGCGCTCAGCGGCAACGGCACGATCACGATGGCCGTCTCGCCCACCAGCTACGCATTCCGCGACGTGCAGGTCGGCTCCAAGGCGACCAAGGAGCTCACGGTGCAAAACTTACAGGCCAACCCGGTTTCGCTCAGCGAGGGCTTCGGCGGGGCGAACGCCCGCGAATTCAGCGTCACCGGCGGCACCTGCACCGCGACGCTGGCGGCCAAGTCGGATTGTTCGCTCTTGGTTACGTTTGCTCCGACCGCGGCGGGCACGGAATTGGCGTTCATAACGGTTACCGACGTCCCCGACCCGCTCGGTCCGTACACGGTTTCATTTGGCGCGCTGGTAACGGCAGCGGCAACCCCGGAGCCGACACCGTGA
- a CDS encoding potassium channel protein, protein MAGFPGFSFDPKNRAHATRMTPTRRFALALSLLAVMTVIGAAGYMLIEHWPVLDAFYMSVITISTVGFGEVRPLSPAGRLFTIGLIVTGVGSAIYLFSVIGELIVEGRLREFLGKSAMNRKIHGLQGHVIVCGFGRFGGAVVEELNRTAVPMVVIEADPARQAELDVAGALHVTGSALEDSVLEEAGIASARAIIVATGSDADNVYITLSAREKNPKILIYARGDSDAGLRRLRLAGADQVVAAYQWAGMRIAASIIRPSVVDFLQLSVPGRESEVDLEEIRISRQSPAAGKTIAAVERANPRLRIVAMKRDDKPLEMIPGADTQIEADDLLVVIGESDSLKRLASL, encoded by the coding sequence TTGGCGGGATTTCCCGGCTTCTCATTCGATCCCAAGAATCGCGCGCACGCCACCAGGATGACCCCAACTCGCAGATTCGCGCTCGCACTCTCGCTGCTCGCGGTGATGACCGTAATCGGCGCCGCCGGGTACATGCTGATCGAGCACTGGCCGGTGCTCGACGCCTTCTACATGTCCGTCATTACGATCTCGACGGTCGGGTTCGGCGAGGTAAGACCGCTCAGCCCGGCCGGTCGTCTTTTTACCATTGGGCTGATAGTCACAGGTGTCGGCAGCGCGATTTACCTGTTCTCGGTGATTGGGGAACTTATCGTTGAGGGACGGCTTAGAGAGTTTCTCGGGAAGAGCGCAATGAATCGCAAAATTCACGGTCTCCAGGGGCATGTTATCGTATGCGGCTTCGGTCGTTTCGGCGGCGCGGTGGTCGAAGAGCTAAATCGCACGGCGGTGCCGATGGTGGTGATCGAGGCTGACCCCGCCAGGCAAGCAGAGCTGGATGTTGCCGGCGCGCTGCACGTTACGGGATCGGCGCTGGAAGATTCGGTGCTCGAAGAAGCCGGAATCGCTTCGGCCCGCGCGATAATCGTCGCAACCGGATCGGATGCGGACAACGTGTACATCACGCTTTCGGCGCGCGAGAAAAATCCGAAGATTCTCATTTACGCCCGCGGCGACTCGGATGCAGGGCTGCGGCGGCTCCGGCTTGCGGGAGCGGACCAGGTGGTCGCGGCCTATCAATGGGCCGGGATGAGAATCGCGGCGAGCATCATCCGTCCGTCGGTGGTGGATTTCCTACAACTCTCGGTGCCCGGCCGCGAGTCGGAGGTCGATCTGGAAGAGATCAGGATCTCGCGCCAAAGTCCGGCGGCCGGAAAGACGATCGCGGCGGTGGAACGGGCCAATCCGCGGCTTCGGATCGTGGCGATGAAGCGCGACGACAAACCACTCGAGATGATTCCCGGCGCCGATACGCAGATCGAGGCCGATGATCTGCTGGTGGTGATCGGCGAATCGGACAGCCTCAAACGCCTGGCGTCCCTTTAA
- a CDS encoding c-type cytochrome yields MSESSSAKIRSKGWSRMPLAAIVALMLAPALISTAARASEVDLKAATSNFSDSCVDCHGQSGKGDGPKAANLSVKVANLTDCAKMGKVSDDVLFTIVKEGGAAANLNKAMAGFADAYDDNEIKGLVAYVRSLCGK; encoded by the coding sequence ATGTCAGAAAGTTCATCGGCGAAGATTCGATCGAAGGGCTGGAGCCGGATGCCCCTGGCAGCGATAGTAGCGCTGATGTTAGCGCCGGCATTGATCTCAACCGCCGCCCGCGCCTCCGAAGTCGATCTGAAGGCGGCGACCAGTAATTTTTCGGATTCGTGCGTGGACTGCCATGGCCAGTCGGGCAAAGGCGACGGACCCAAGGCGGCGAACCTATCGGTGAAAGTGGCAAACCTGACCGATTGCGCGAAGATGGGCAAGGTCAGCGACGACGTCCTCTTCACGATCGTCAAAGAGGGCGGCGCGGCGGCCAATCTCAACAAGGCGATGGCTGGGTTCGCCGACGCCTATGATGACAACGAGATCAAAGGTCTGGTCGCCTACGTCCGCAGCTTGTGCGGAAAGTGA
- a CDS encoding protein-L-isoaspartate(D-aspartate) O-methyltransferase, translating to MQDLSIERQRMVTTQIASRGIEDAAVLHAMGAVPREAFLPSRLAEFAYQDTPLPIEAGQTISQPYIVALMIECVEAKPHEKALEIGTGSGYAAAVLSRIMDSVYTVERHEELATIARRRFAQLHYDNIHVLTADGTLGWPEHAPYDVIIVTAGGPQIPKPLLEQLRVGGRLVIPVGSSSSRAQQLIRVTRVREDQYEEENLGDVQFVPLIGAQGWADESGRTAARASRPQSVATLIREVAEPIGDIGEVDLSPILERIGDARVVLLGEATHGTSEFYQMRARITRELILRRGFRMVAVEADWPDAARINQYVHHAPARQQQWNAFTRFPTWMWRNRETLELVEWLRAYNAEIRAPELRASFYGLDLYSLFTSIHAVIEYLSGVDPAMAAVARQRYGCLTPWESDPAVYGRAALGDPYRICEQPIVEMLGDLLKRRIEYSERDGDRFFDAIQNARLIAAAEQYYRVMYYGSVESWNLRDQHMFDTLERLLEFQGVGSKAIVWAHNSHVGDASATEMGTRGEHNVGQLSRNRFGGAAYLVGFGTDRGTVAAASEWDGPMEIKRVRPAHERSYERLFHESGVAACAVALRAPRRQALRDELAPARLERAIGVIYRPQSELESHYFQASLPRQFDEYIWFDETKAVSPLSAAATRGVPETFPFGV from the coding sequence ATGCAGGATTTATCCATCGAGCGGCAGCGGATGGTTACCACTCAGATCGCATCGCGCGGTATCGAGGATGCGGCGGTGCTGCATGCGATGGGAGCGGTTCCTCGTGAGGCATTCCTGCCGAGCCGGCTCGCCGAGTTTGCGTACCAGGATACTCCGCTGCCGATCGAGGCGGGGCAGACGATCTCGCAGCCGTACATCGTCGCGCTGATGATCGAATGCGTCGAGGCAAAGCCGCATGAAAAGGCGCTCGAAATCGGCACCGGGTCGGGCTACGCCGCAGCCGTGCTTTCGCGGATCATGGACAGCGTCTACACGGTAGAGCGTCATGAGGAACTCGCGACGATTGCGCGGCGGCGCTTCGCGCAACTGCACTACGACAACATCCATGTTCTCACCGCCGACGGCACCCTGGGATGGCCGGAACATGCACCCTACGATGTCATTATCGTGACGGCGGGTGGTCCCCAGATTCCAAAGCCGCTGCTCGAGCAGCTCCGAGTTGGTGGGCGGCTGGTAATTCCGGTCGGGTCGTCGTCTTCTCGGGCTCAACAACTGATACGAGTCACGCGGGTCAGGGAGGACCAGTACGAGGAAGAAAACCTTGGTGACGTGCAGTTCGTTCCCCTGATTGGCGCGCAAGGATGGGCAGACGAATCAGGACGGACTGCGGCGCGCGCGAGCAGGCCGCAGTCGGTGGCGACACTCATACGCGAGGTTGCCGAGCCGATAGGCGACATCGGTGAAGTCGATCTCTCGCCAATCCTGGAGCGAATTGGCGATGCGCGCGTTGTGCTGCTCGGAGAAGCGACGCACGGCACTTCGGAGTTCTACCAGATGCGCGCGCGGATCACTCGCGAGCTTATTTTGCGGCGCGGATTTAGAATGGTGGCGGTCGAGGCCGATTGGCCCGACGCCGCGCGAATCAACCAATACGTGCATCACGCGCCCGCGCGACAGCAGCAATGGAACGCGTTCACGCGCTTCCCGACCTGGATGTGGCGTAATCGCGAGACTTTGGAATTGGTCGAATGGTTGCGCGCCTACAACGCGGAGATTCGCGCGCCGGAGCTGCGCGCCAGCTTCTACGGACTCGATCTGTACAGTCTGTTCACTTCGATTCACGCGGTCATCGAATACTTGAGCGGCGTCGATCCGGCGATGGCGGCGGTCGCCCGGCAGCGATACGGCTGCCTGACGCCGTGGGAGAGCGATCCCGCCGTGTACGGACGCGCCGCGCTGGGCGATCCATATCGCATTTGCGAACAGCCGATAGTTGAGATGCTGGGCGATCTGCTGAAGCGTCGAATCGAGTATTCAGAGCGCGACGGCGATCGATTCTTCGACGCGATCCAGAATGCGCGCCTGATTGCCGCCGCCGAGCAATACTACCGCGTCATGTACTACGGCTCCGTCGAGTCGTGGAACCTGCGCGACCAGCACATGTTCGACACGCTCGAGCGGCTGCTCGAATTTCAGGGCGTCGGCAGCAAAGCGATTGTATGGGCGCACAACTCGCATGTGGGCGATGCGTCCGCTACGGAGATGGGTACGCGCGGGGAACACAATGTGGGGCAGTTGTCCCGAAATCGGTTCGGCGGCGCAGCGTACCTGGTCGGATTCGGAACCGATCGCGGGACCGTCGCGGCAGCATCGGAATGGGACGGCCCGATGGAGATAAAGCGGGTGCGGCCTGCGCACGAACGAAGTTACGAACGGCTGTTTCACGAATCAGGGGTCGCGGCATGCGCGGTTGCTCTGCGGGCGCCCCGGCGCCAGGCGCTGCGCGATGAACTCGCGCCGGCGCGTCTTGAGCGGGCTATCGGGGTGATCTATCGGCCGCAATCGGAATTGGAGAGTCACTATTTCCAGGCGTCGCTGCCGCGGCAATTCGACGAGTACATCTGGTTCGATGAAACCAAAGCCGTGTCACCGCTATCCGCAGCCGCGACCCGCGGAGTCCCGGAAACGTTCCCATTTGGAGTGTAA
- a CDS encoding universal stress protein: MAAVFSRILCPIDFERDSMDALELACGLAKQNSATVYLLTVIGAPPAAATALPPVALNPNPEFEAECIRRLEVIAREKLAGVPHEIFVASGNAAPEILKLTAAQGIDLIVMGTHGRTGLKHFLLGSVAERVVRESPVPVLTIHPKTAG, from the coding sequence ATGGCGGCGGTTTTTTCGAGAATACTGTGCCCGATTGACTTCGAGCGTGACTCGATGGACGCGCTCGAACTCGCCTGCGGGCTGGCGAAGCAGAACTCCGCTACAGTTTACCTGCTGACCGTGATCGGCGCGCCGCCCGCTGCCGCCACCGCACTGCCGCCGGTCGCGCTGAACCCCAACCCTGAATTTGAAGCAGAATGTATCCGCCGGTTGGAAGTAATTGCGCGGGAAAAACTGGCGGGGGTCCCACATGAGATTTTCGTCGCAAGCGGGAACGCGGCGCCGGAGATTCTCAAGCTCACTGCTGCACAAGGCATCGACCTGATCGTGATGGGCACGCACGGCCGCACTGGCCTGAAGCACTTCCTGCTGGGCAGCGTCGCGGAGCGCGTCGTTCGCGAATCGCCGGTCCCGGTCTTGACGATTCATCCCAAGACCGCCGGGTAA
- a CDS encoding universal stress protein — MSLPYRKILCPVDFDDNSIAALEAAAELARHFDATVYVLHTIMLVIAPTSMPVYLDLYKAQEDAARNNLLELARKHLAGIKYEIMVNMGEPAASILKAERGIGADLLVMSTHGRRGVSRFFLGSVAELVLREARCPVLTVRQNAPRKDLVGVWMTANPVTGQLDEKLSTIHAKMLEGGFRNIPLLQDGRVVAMLTEGDIRSFVGHFDDTPAKRAITQALVTVGPQTPIREAARIMRERKIDGLPVVEDGRLVGIITTSDALAATTSDE, encoded by the coding sequence ATGTCTTTGCCCTATCGCAAGATTCTGTGCCCGGTGGATTTCGACGACAACTCGATCGCGGCGCTCGAGGCGGCGGCGGAACTCGCGCGACATTTCGACGCCACCGTTTATGTTCTGCACACCATAATGTTAGTCATCGCGCCTACTTCGATGCCCGTGTACCTGGATCTCTACAAGGCGCAGGAGGACGCGGCGCGCAACAACCTGCTGGAACTCGCGCGCAAGCATCTGGCGGGAATCAAATACGAGATCATGGTTAATATGGGCGAACCTGCGGCATCGATTCTCAAGGCAGAGCGCGGCATCGGTGCGGATCTGCTCGTCATGTCCACGCATGGTCGCCGCGGCGTGTCGCGCTTCTTCCTCGGCAGCGTGGCCGAACTCGTACTGCGCGAAGCTCGATGTCCTGTGCTGACTGTTCGTCAAAACGCACCTCGGAAAGATCTTGTCGGCGTCTGGATGACGGCCAATCCTGTCACCGGGCAACTCGACGAGAAGCTTTCGACGATTCATGCAAAGATGCTCGAGGGCGGCTTCCGAAACATCCCGCTGCTTCAGGACGGTCGCGTCGTCGCGATGCTTACCGAAGGCGACATCCGCTCGTTTGTGGGACATTTCGACGACACGCCCGCCAAACGAGCGATTACCCAGGCGCTTGTGACGGTAGGACCTCAGACGCCCATCCGCGAAGCCGCGCGTATTATGCGCGAGCGGAAAATCGATGGATTACCGGTCGTCGAGGACGGCCGCCTGGTCGGAATTATCACGACCAGCGATGCGCTCGCAGCGACAACCAGCGACGAATGA
- a CDS encoding universal stress protein: MTRLFRRVLCPIDFSEHSLAALDVALKIVQQNDAALYLLNVAPMPAGAAGFQPVPMDAYPIVEKDKREQLEKLAQQRIPAAVRCKTLVTSGDPAEQVLETARDLDADLIVMGTHGRKGLSHLVLGSVAERVVRESPIPVLTAHATARVRKAA; the protein is encoded by the coding sequence ATGACTCGGCTATTTCGGAGGGTCCTGTGTCCGATTGATTTTTCGGAGCACTCGTTGGCGGCTCTCGATGTCGCCCTGAAAATAGTGCAGCAGAACGACGCCGCGCTGTACTTGCTCAATGTCGCGCCGATGCCGGCCGGCGCGGCCGGCTTCCAGCCAGTGCCAATGGATGCTTACCCAATTGTTGAAAAGGACAAACGCGAGCAGCTGGAAAAGCTCGCGCAGCAACGGATTCCCGCCGCGGTGCGCTGCAAAACGCTGGTGACCAGCGGCGATCCGGCCGAGCAAGTGCTCGAGACCGCGCGCGATCTCGATGCCGACTTGATCGTGATGGGCACGCACGGCCGCAAGGGATTGAGTCACCTGGTGCTCGGCAGTGTCGCCGAGCGGGTGGTGCGAGAATCACCGATACCAGTTCTGACAGCGCATGCAACCGCGCGCGTTCGAAAGGCCGCTTGA
- a CDS encoding TraR/DksA family transcriptional regulator, which produces MKSKTGGKTKTSRPNQAAARLKDLSKLLARARQAALARVRVLRKEEQDDAVELPADDLDVARSLEDIETDAGLIERYEFQLKAIDAALSRLERGRYGICEKCKEDIPIERLKAVPFAAYCIDCQKQRNERRRPGEGEVDEPSRHVWTPPEELKESVDE; this is translated from the coding sequence ATGAAATCCAAGACCGGTGGGAAAACCAAGACCTCACGGCCAAACCAGGCGGCTGCACGACTAAAGGATCTGAGCAAGCTGCTTGCGCGCGCACGCCAGGCAGCGCTCGCTCGAGTACGGGTGCTGCGCAAGGAGGAGCAAGACGACGCGGTGGAACTGCCGGCCGACGACCTGGACGTGGCCCGTTCGCTCGAAGACATCGAGACCGACGCCGGTCTAATCGAGCGATACGAATTTCAGCTGAAGGCCATAGACGCCGCGCTTAGCCGGCTCGAACGCGGCCGTTATGGAATCTGCGAGAAATGCAAAGAGGATATCCCGATCGAGCGGCTGAAGGCCGTGCCGTTCGCCGCCTATTGCATCGATTGCCAGAAGCAGCGCAACGAGCGCAGACGCCCCGGCGAGGGAGAGGTCGACGAGCCATCGCGTCATGTCTGGACGCCGCCCGAAGAGCTTAAGGAGTCGGTGGACGAGTAA
- a CDS encoding CBS domain-containing protein, with amino-acid sequence MKDLKVRDVMSADPTTLKRNDQLTLADDIMRLGRIRHLPVVDDDDQRLVGIVSQRDLFRDALAQALGYGKHAQRKILETLSVKDVMTTDVVTAGPDMHLIEAARLLTERKIGCLPVVENGRLVGILTEGDFVALIARRGN; translated from the coding sequence ATGAAAGATCTGAAAGTTCGCGACGTGATGTCAGCGGATCCCACCACGCTTAAACGCAACGACCAACTCACCCTGGCTGACGACATCATGCGCTTGGGACGGATTCGCCATTTGCCCGTTGTCGATGATGACGATCAGCGCCTCGTCGGCATTGTGAGCCAGCGCGATCTTTTTCGCGATGCGCTCGCGCAGGCGCTTGGCTATGGCAAGCACGCGCAGCGCAAGATCCTGGAAACTCTCTCTGTCAAGGACGTGATGACCACCGATGTAGTCACCGCCGGCCCGGATATGCATCTGATCGAGGCCGCGCGACTTTTGACCGAGCGGAAGATCGGCTGCCTTCCGGTTGTCGAAAATGGGCGCCTGGTCGGCATCCTGACCGAGGGGGACTTTGTCGCCCTGATCGCGCGCCGCGGCAATTAG